Below is a genomic region from Enterobacter hormaechei subsp. xiangfangensis.
CCGGCAAAGCGCGCAAACGCCGTGACGCCAATCATCGGTGAGAGCAAAACGATCTGCTCAGGTTGACGCAGTGCAGGCGCATCAAGGGCGTCGAGGGCATATTTCATCGCCAGCGCCCCGCCGTTGGAGTAGCCCACCAGATGCAGGGGGAGATCGTTCCCCGTCAGGCGTGTCGCTTCACGAACCGCGAGGCGCGTTGCCGCCAGCCACGCCTCCCAGTCAACGTCTGTCAGCGCGCCCGGTGCCGTGCCGTGTCCGGGCAAACGAGGCACTACGGCCACAAAGCCGTGCTGTTGATAATTCTCTGCCAGATGCCTGACGCTGTAGGGCGAATCCGTCAGACCGTGCAGCAATACCACCCCCCCGCGCGGCTTTCCGGCAGGCATCAGCACGAACGACCGGTTTGCATCCGGGGAAAAGTGTCCTGGCCACACCAGGCTCTGGCGGTAATAACGGTTCAGCGGCGTGCGCTCTGCGGGGGGGACTTTCGCCGTCACCTCAGCGTCGAGAGCGGTGAAGATGGCGTTTTCCCGCGCGACATACGCTGCGAAGGTCGCGTTATCCATCTCCTGCACAGACATTTCATCAGCCCGCCAGGTGTGCCAGTGATGCAGGGCTGGCCCCTGCTGCGAAAGATAAACCCGCACCGAAAGCAGAACGAGCACAATGATCCCGATGACCATCGCTATTTTTTTTGCGAGAGCCATCAGGCGCACGCTGACCCGCCAGGGCAAATTCGCCATGTAAGGCTCCCTCTTTTTTCCCCAGAGCTTTCATCTTACCAAAAAATGTGAAGAGGCTGACGTATTCACCAAATAGATACCCTTCAGCCTGCACACTGCACCAAAAGTGAACTACGCTGCACAAATGTTGATCACCTGTTAAACAAATATTGCATTAACTTTGCTGCACAGCGCGTTTTCGCCGCAATGTGAACATGGCACGCGTCCTGCATTGTTAATCCGGTAACAGAAACCCGGCCTTTGACAGCCAGTTAACAGCGAGGCGGTATGACGACCAAACCTGAGGTGTTGAGCCGTATCGAAGCGACCTTTAGCCAGCTCACCCCAAGCGAAAAGCGGGTGGCAAGCTGGATGCTGGCGCACGTCGGGCAGATCCCCTTTGAAACGGCAGAGAGCGTGGCGCTGGCCACGGCCACCAGCGGGATCACCGTCGGACGCTTTCTGCGCAAGCTGGGCTACCGCAACCTGGACGACGCCAAAAAAAGCCTGCGCGATCCCCACCAGCCCTGGGGCATTAACGAGCGTCTCGACTCCTGGAAGCAGCAACAGCCGCTGTCGGATCGCCTTCAGAACTCCCTGTCGCTGGAGGTGGACGCCATTGCCCATGTCTACCAGTTGGCGCAAAGCGAAACGTTCAGGCAGGTGGTCCAGCAACTTACCCATGCCGACGCCGTTTTCGTGCTGGGGATCCAGTCCACGCGCGGGATCGCCAATGCGTTCTTCAGCCATCTGGAGTATCTGCGCCCGCGGGTGAGCTATTCAGAAGGGCTCTCCGGTAGCTGG
It encodes:
- a CDS encoding alpha/beta hydrolase, yielding MANLPWRVSVRLMALAKKIAMVIGIIVLVLLSVRVYLSQQGPALHHWHTWRADEMSVQEMDNATFAAYVARENAIFTALDAEVTAKVPPAERTPLNRYYRQSLVWPGHFSPDANRSFVLMPAGKPRGGVVLLHGLTDSPYSVRHLAENYQQHGFVAVVPRLPGHGTAPGALTDVDWEAWLAATRLAVREATRLTGNDLPLHLVGYSNGGALAMKYALDALDAPALRQPEQIVLLSPMIGVTAFARFAGFAGLPAMLPAFAKAAWLNISPEYNPYKYNSFPVNAARQSWLLTQALHEQINRGVHDHKLAQLPPILAFQSVMDSTVSTRAVVSGLFDQLPANGSELVVFDINQAGSFRPLFRPSSWTAVADLLPEAKRRYSVTIVTNASPDRFDMVAKKTPAGSTRETVMPLSVAYPQEVYSLSHVAIPFPQDDDLYGRHPAVKNRYGISLGTIALWGETSVLSVGKDALMRVTSNPFYDYMQTRIDSRIGDN
- a CDS encoding MurR/RpiR family transcriptional regulator → MTTKPEVLSRIEATFSQLTPSEKRVASWMLAHVGQIPFETAESVALATATSGITVGRFLRKLGYRNLDDAKKSLRDPHQPWGINERLDSWKQQQPLSDRLQNSLSLEVDAIAHVYQLAQSETFRQVVQQLTHADAVFVLGIQSTRGIANAFFSHLEYLRPRVSYSEGLSGSWVESLNSGFANPYIVLTDTRAYSAIARQYCRVASEKGLAMALITDIWCPWARDYPIDLLQVKTDTGHFWDSLAPVSCLFNLLLSGVVEALGDALPERLAINRQLQQEFGQFER